The DNA window GGCCCGGTCGTCCAACTGGGCGAGCAGGCACTTTCCGGCGGCGGTGGCGTGGGCGGCGGCCCGGAAGTCCACCCACTCCTGGACCGGCGGGGCGGCGGGGCCGGTGGCGGACGCCTCGACCAGCGCCTCCCCGTCGTGGTAGCGGCCGAAGTAGACGGCGGCGCCCAGCTCGTCGCGGAGCCTGCGCAGCCCGGCGTCGAGCCGGGCCCGGGCCGACCGCTGCGGCGCCCGCTCGGCGAGCAGCGCCAGGGCGCCGCCGAGCACATAGCCCTCGCCGTCCGGCCGGTGCAGATAGCCCTCACACTCCAGCATGGTCGCGGTGCGGTGGACGGCGGCGAGCGGCAGGTCGAGTTCGCGGGCGAGCACCCCGAGGGTGGCGCCGCCGCGGTGGCGGTCCACCGCCTCCAGCAGGCGCAGTGCCTGCCGGACAGAGCTCCGCCGGGCGAGCCGGACGTCTTCACGGGCCACCCGATGTCCCCCCGCTCCGTGACCGCTCCATGACCGCTCCATGACCGCACCTGGCATCCCCGGTCCGGACGCCACAGCGTGTCGGACCGGCTCCGAGCAGTGACCAGGGTATCCGCCGCCCGGGGCCTCGGCAGTGCTCTCACCGCAGATTGCCCAGCGGGAACCCGGTGCTCAGCCTCAGGCATATGCCAGACGCATCCGGAGCGCGGGACTCGACGGCGGCGGGGCGGTACGGCCTCGCCCACCGACCTTTTTGCAGCTGCCCCACACCAGGACGCCTCGCTACCGGACACATGTCGGCGGGCGGGGTGTTAGGTCAAGGGGCGGCAGGCCGCTCACTCGTTGGAGTGAGGGCGTGCGACCGCTGGTGGAGCCCACGACCGGGCCGTTCGCATCGGCCGCCTTTCCCGAGTGCGCGCGGGCCGGGCGTCAGCCGCTTCGCCGTGGACGTCTACCTCTGTTGACGGCGGCAGGGGCCGGTTCTAGCTTTCTCGGGGTGGCACCACTCCTCGGGAGGTCACCCGTGCCCGACCGCCCTCCGGCCCCCGACCGCCCTCCGGCCCCCGACCGCCCTCCGGCACTCGATCGGCTGAACGCCGCCCCCGACGGCACACTGCACGCGACGCTCCGCGAGGTCTGCGCCAGCCGCGCCTGGGCCACCGCCGTCGCCGCCGCCAGACCCTGGGCGGACCGCGCGGCGCTGCTGGCCGCCGGCGATGCGGCGGTGGCCCGCCTCACCGCCGCCGACCTGGCCGAGGCGATGGCCGGGCACGCCCGGATCGGTGCGCCGGGCGGCGGGGGCGCGACCGCCCGCCGGGAGCAGACCGGAGTCATGGGCGCCGACCCCGCGCTGCTGGCGGAGCTACGGGCGGCCAATGCCGCGTACGAGGCCAAGTTCGGCCATGTCTTCCTGATCCGCGCCACCGGCCGGACCGCCGCCGGGATGCTCGCGGCGCTCCGCGAGCGGTACGGCAACGACGCCGCCACCGAGACCGAGCTCATCCGGGCCGAGCTGCGCTCCATCAACGCCGTCCGGCTCGCCCGCCTGCTGGACGGGACCGCGCCATGACCGGCATCTCCACCCATGTCCTGGACACCGCCCTGGGCCGACCCGCCGAGGGCGTGCGGGTGGAGCTGTCCCGGCAGACCGAGGACGGCGGCTGGCAGCTGCTCGCGGTCTCCGCCACCGATGCCGACGGCCGCTGCCGGGACCTCCCTGAGGTGGCGACCGGGGATGACGTGCTGCGGCTGCGTTTCGACACCGGCGGCTATCTGCCGGGGCGGCCGTTCTTCCCCGAGGTGTCGGTGGTCTTCACCGTCGCGCCGGACCAGTCCCACTACCACGTGCCGCTGCTGCTCAGTCCGTACGGATACTCCGTCTACCGAGGGAGCTGACGCCCGATGGCCCATGTGCTCGGCCAGAACCAGTACGGCAAGGCGGAGACCCGGGTGGTGCGGATCACCCGGAGCGGCGCCCGCCACGAGATCAAGGACGTCAGTGTCTCGGTGGCCCTCTCCGGCGACCTCGACGCGATGCACCTGTCCGGCAGCAACGCCCACTGCCTGCCGACCGACAGCGTCAAGAACACCTGCTACGCCCTGGCCAAGCAGTACGGCATCGACTCCGCCGAGGGGTACGGCATCCGGCTGGCCCGGCACTTCGTGGCCGAGGTGGCGCCGATCCACCGGGCCCGGGTGCGGATCGAGGAGTACGTCTGGGACCGGATCAGGACGCCGCGCGCCCCCGCCCGCGCCACCGGAGCCGAGGAGGCCGACCACTCCTTTGTGCGGCGCGGCGGCGAGGTGCGGACGGCGGAGGTCCACTGGGACGGTAAGGCCCTCCAGGTGGTCTCGGGGTTGAAGGGGCTGGTGGTGATGAACTCCACCGGCTCGGAGTTCCGGGGGTACCTCAAGGACCGGTACACCACCCTCCAGGAGACCGACGACCGGGTGCTGGCGACCGAGGTGACGGCCCGCTGGCGGCACTCCTTCACCGGCGCCGAGGGCGAGGCCGAACCCGGCTGGGACACCGGCTGGGCGGAGGTGCGCGACCAGCTGCTGGAGGCGTTCGCCGAGACCTACAGCCATTCGCTCCAGCAGACCCTGCACGCCATGGGCACCCGGGTGCTGGACCATCAGCCCGGGGTGGCGGAGATCCGGCTGCAACTGCCCAACCGGCACCACTTCCCGGTCGACCTGGAACCATTCGGCCTGCGGAACGAGAACGAGGTCTTCCATGCGGCCGACCGCCCATACGGCCTGATCGAGGGGACCGTGCACCGGGAGGGCGCGGTCCCCGCCATCCCCGTGGAGTAGGAGAGCCGCCCATGGCCGCGCAGCCATCGCCGCCGGTACGCCGCACCGTGATCGAGAACTGCGCCGTCGCCACCGTGGACGCGGACTCCACCGAGTACCCCCGAGGGCATGTGGTGGTGGCGGGCAATCTGATCGAGTCCGTCGGGCCGGGTCCGGCCCCGGTGGCGCCCGGAGAGGCGGTGCGCCGGGTCGACGGGACGGGCCATCTGCTGACTCCGGGGCTGGTCAACACCCATCACCACTTCTACCAGTGGATCACCCGGGGCCTGGTCCAGGACAGCATCCTCTTCGACTGGCTGGTGGCGCTGTATCCGATCTGGGCGCGGATCGACGACCGGCTGGTGCACGCGGCGGCGCAGGGGTCGGCCGCCGCGCTGCTGAAGTCCGGCTGCACCACGGCGGCGGACCACCACTATGTCTTCCCGCGCGGCGGCGGCGATCTGCTGGGCGCGGAGATCGAGGCGGTGGCGGAACTCGGCCTGCGGTTCACGGCGGCCCGGGGTTCCATGTCGCGCGGGCGCAGCGACGGCGGGCTGCCGCCGGACTCCGCCGTGGAGCGGACCGAGGAGATCCTGGCCGCCAGTGAGGAGGCGGTGGACCGCTGG is part of the Peterkaempfera bronchialis genome and encodes:
- a CDS encoding IclR family transcriptional regulator, which gives rise to MAREDVRLARRSSVRQALRLLEAVDRHRGGATLGVLARELDLPLAAVHRTATMLECEGYLHRPDGEGYVLGGALALLAERAPQRSARARLDAGLRRLRDELGAAVYFGRYHDGEALVEASATGPAAPPVQEWVDFRAAAHATAAGKCLLAQLDDRARRDHLSRHPAVRLTSRTVTDPEQLLHRLDRQPATMPVLALQEYAVGTVCAAVPLTAGGTAGCLAVSLPVHLAHRLRAAAELLATRAAPVMLAMAV
- the uraD gene encoding 2-oxo-4-hydroxy-4-carboxy-5-ureidoimidazoline decarboxylase, coding for MPDRPPAPDRPPAPDRPPALDRLNAAPDGTLHATLREVCASRAWATAVAAARPWADRAALLAAGDAAVARLTAADLAEAMAGHARIGAPGGGGATARREQTGVMGADPALLAELRAANAAYEAKFGHVFLIRATGRTAAGMLAALRERYGNDAATETELIRAELRSINAVRLARLLDGTAP
- the uraH gene encoding hydroxyisourate hydrolase, which encodes MTGISTHVLDTALGRPAEGVRVELSRQTEDGGWQLLAVSATDADGRCRDLPEVATGDDVLRLRFDTGGYLPGRPFFPEVSVVFTVAPDQSHYHVPLLLSPYGYSVYRGS
- the pucL gene encoding factor-independent urate hydroxylase, giving the protein MAHVLGQNQYGKAETRVVRITRSGARHEIKDVSVSVALSGDLDAMHLSGSNAHCLPTDSVKNTCYALAKQYGIDSAEGYGIRLARHFVAEVAPIHRARVRIEEYVWDRIRTPRAPARATGAEEADHSFVRRGGEVRTAEVHWDGKALQVVSGLKGLVVMNSTGSEFRGYLKDRYTTLQETDDRVLATEVTARWRHSFTGAEGEAEPGWDTGWAEVRDQLLEAFAETYSHSLQQTLHAMGTRVLDHQPGVAEIRLQLPNRHHFPVDLEPFGLRNENEVFHAADRPYGLIEGTVHREGAVPAIPVE